In Zingiber officinale cultivar Zhangliang chromosome 3B, Zo_v1.1, whole genome shotgun sequence, a single window of DNA contains:
- the LOC122056414 gene encoding protein Mpv17-like produces the protein MLKLWRWYQNCLAVHPVKTQVVSSGILWGLGDIGAQVVTQRTLRDKSHNNKEENKEVKIDWRRVAITSMFGFAFVGPVGHYWYEYLDRSMRRLQLQPKSLKFVTAKVAADGLIFGPLDLLIFFSYIGFGSGRSIEQVKEDVKRDFLPALIVGGTIWPAVQVANFRYVPVRYQLLYVNFFCLLDSSFLSWIEQQGDAPWKQWFSSFHNLERPQEPKLISQSNEKM, from the exons ATGTTGAAGCTGTGGAGATGGTATCAGAACTGCCTCGCCGTTCACCCGGTGAAGACTCAGGTGGTTAGCTCCGGTATCCTCTGGGGCTTGGGAGACATCGGAGCTCAGGTGGTTACTCAGAGGACCCTGAGGGATAAATCGCATAACAACAAG GAGGAAAACAAAGAGGTCAAAATAGACTGGAGAAGAGTGGCTATCACAAGCATGTTTGGATTTGCATTTGTGGGGCCAGTTGGCCACTACTG GTATGAATACTTGGACCGTTCCATGCGACGGCTTCAATTGCAACCAAAGTCATTAAAGTTTGTAACAGCAAAAGTTGCTGCAGATGGGCTAATCTTTGGACCACTCGATCTTCTAATCTTTTTCTCCTATATTGGCTTCGGCTCGGGCAGGAGCATAGAGCAAGTGAAGGAAGACGTGAAAAGAGATTTCCTCCCGGCTCTTATTGTTGGAGGAACAATCTGGCCTGCTGTCCAAGTTGCAAATTTTAGATATGTTCCTGTCCGATACCAGCTCCTTTATGTAAATTTTTTTTGCTTGTTAGACAGCTCTTTCTTGTCTTGGATTGAGCAACAAGGGGATGCTCCTTGGAAGCAGTGGTTTTCATCCTTCCATAACTTGGAAAGACCACAAGAGCCAAAATTGATATCTCAGTCCAATGAGAAAATGTAA